The window AGTTCGCGGGATAAAGGCGCCGAACCAGCAGAAAGCTCTTGTAGGCGTCCTCGGCGCGGCCGAGGCGCAGATAGGCCATGCCGAGGCCGGTGTTGATGACCTCGTGATCGGGCGCGAGCCGGGCGGCCTGCTCGAGCAGCTCGACGGCCTCTTCGATACGACCGTTCTCGCTGTAGATGAGCGCCAGGTTGTAGCGGGACTCGACGTGGCCGGGACCGAGCGCGACCGCCTGCTCGAAACTTGTCCGGGCCTCATCGATCATTCCGCGATCGAGAAAGATCGCGCCCAGGTTGTTGTGGGCCAGTGTCGCCTCCGGGTGCTTGGGATCGATCTCGAGCGCCTGTCTGTACATGGTGATCGCTTCGTCGACTCGGTCCTGGTTGCCGTAGGTAACGCCCAGGTTGTAGCGGGCCTTGAACGAGTCGGGCTCGAGCTCGAGAACGCTCTTGAAGGCCGCCTCGGCGTCGGTCAAGCGGCCGGCGCGTTGCAGCACGTCGCCGTAGCCCATGTAGAGGAAGGGCTGGGAGTTGTCGATCCCGAGCGCCTCTTCGAACAGCCGAATCGCGTCGGCGAGATCGTTCTGATCGCGCCGCAGCTCGGCGAGCTGCGACAGCGCGCCGGTCGAGTTGGGATCGACCTGAAGAGCGCGGCGCACCAGATGCTCGGCGTCGGCCACGCGGCCTTCGAAGCGGTGGATGTTGGCCAGGTTGAGCAGCGCTTCGGC is drawn from bacterium and contains these coding sequences:
- a CDS encoding tetratricopeptide repeat protein, which translates into the protein ETDGVFLAAGPQIRAGAKVAGASVLALTPTVLHYLGFPVAKDMDGKVLDRVFLPEFMEENPIRYVPTYEDESGEETPAQIEDYDADEQAANERALRALGYLGGSEEAEPDSELPAGEAGESSPEMHNNMGRIHLRNGEPDKARREFQKALELDPSNAEALLNLANIHRFEGRVADAEHLVRRALQVDPNSTGALSQLAELRRDQNDLADAIRLFEEALGIDNSQPFLYMGYGDVLQRAGRLTDAEAAFKSVLELEPDSFKARYNLGVTYGNQDRVDEAITMYRQALEIDPKHPEATLAHNNLGAIFLDRGMIDEARTSFEQAVALGPGHVESRYNLALIYSENGRIEEAVELLEQAARLAPDHEVINTGLGMAYLRLGRAEDAYKSFLLVRRLYPANWRAPLGLAVLHAGSDQPEVARKFLAASLASGGGAARAEAAGYPVLQDLLK